The Henckelia pumila isolate YLH828 chromosome 2, ASM3356847v2, whole genome shotgun sequence genome includes a window with the following:
- the LOC140883145 gene encoding tryptophan synthase alpha chain-like — translation MAAAAIGTCSLQLKANRNISERRSSLFSLTKKSLKPRPIMATIVSAPTLGISETFSRLKERGKVALIPYITAGDPDLSTTAEALKVLDSCGSDIIELGMPYSDPLADGPVIQAAATRSLARGTNFEKIIAMLKEVVPQLSCPIALFSYYNPILKRGVDKFMTTLQDTGIHGLVVPDVPLEETEILRKETAKKNIELVLLTTPTTPTGRMKAIVEASEGFVYLVSTVGVTGARASVSSKVESLLKEIKKETSKPVAVGFGISKPEQVKQVAGWGADGVIVGSAMVKLLGEAKSPEEGLKELELFTKSLKSALL, via the exons ATGGCTGCGGCGGCGATTGGAACTTGCTCCCTCCAGCTGAAGGCCAACAGGAATATCTCCGAACGCCGTTCTTCTCTATTTTCTCTTACGAAGAAATCACTCAAGCCTAGGCCCATTATGGCCACCATCGTGTCTGCCCCGACTTTGGGGATATCCGAAACTTTTTCCAGATTAAAAGAGCGAGGAAAa GTGGCGTTAATTCCATACATTACAGCCGGTGATCCTGACCTTTCAACCACTGCAGAAGCACTGAAGGTCCTTGACTCCTGTGGCTCAGACATCATTGAATTAGGAATGCCTTATTCAGACCCGCTGGCTGATGGTCCTGTCATACAG GCAGCTGCTACACGATCATTAGCAAGAGGAACCAACTTCGAGAAAATTATCGCAATGTTGAAGGAA GTGGTACCCCAATTGTCTTGTCCGATTGCACTATTCTCGTATTATAACCCAATACTCAAGCGTGGAGTGGACAAATTCATGACTACATTGCAAGATACAGGAATACATG GGCTTGTTGTTCCCGATGTCCCTCTGGAAGAGACAGAGATATTGAGGAAGGAAACcgccaaaaaaaatattgagcTG GTACTGCTTACCACTCCAACAACTCCTACAGGACGAATGAAAGCCATCGTTGAAGCTTCAGAAGGATTTGTCTATCTT GTGAGTACAGTGGGAGTCACTGGAGCACGAGCTTCTGTCAGTTCAAAGGTGGAGTCTCTCCTAAAAGAAATTAAGAAG GAGACAAGCAAGCCCGTAGCGGTTGGTTTTGGCATATCAAAACCAGAACAAGTTAAACAG GTGGCCGGATGGGGAGCAGATGGTGTGATTGTTGGTAGTGCTATGGTAAAACTATTGGGTGAAGCAAAATCTCCTGAAGAAGGATTAAAAGAACTCGAACTGTTCACCAAAAGCTTAAAATCTGCACTTTTATGA
- the LOC140880246 gene encoding uncharacterized protein, whose product MRAFNAVAVFSFFVGLWISGSFAIENFRQAFPIIEPDPGHTKLRLSREGLEAIERISTPIAAVAVIGPYRSGKSFLLNQLLSLSCYEGFGVGHMRDTKTKGIWVWGTPVEMDIGGVKTSVIYLDTEGFESLGKSNVYDDRIFALATVMSSVLVYNLPETIREADVSRLSFAVELAEEFYGRVKGEDVAFEPAKLLWLIQRDFLQGKSVQEMVHEALQRVPNTDGDKNIDQVNRIRDSLAIMGGNSTAFSLPQPHLQRTKLCDMKDDELDPIYVKKREKLKEVVSSIIRPKIVQGKPLSGKEFVSFLEQILEAINKGEIPSTGSLVEFFNKGILERCLKLYQEHMSYLGLPTSEESLQQGHEDSKKVAMKAFDEQHFGRYHAKRSAEKLVEAIEEVHKNFILSNEYQSSKLCEALYTRCEDKMDQLQVLRLPSMAKFNAGFLQCNQSFERECVGPSKSSYELRMMKMLGKSKSLFIKEYNHRLFNWLVAFALVMVVVGRFIIKFILVEIGAWIMFIFLETYTRLFWSAESLYYNPVWHVIVGTWETLVYSPILDLDRWAIPIVVIVALLVLYWRCFGKRKHGSRMMLPLYNNQKDSRRSE is encoded by the exons ATGCGGGCTTTTAATGCGGTTGcggttttttctttttttgttggTTTATGGATATCTGGTTCGTTCGCTATTGAAAATTTTCGTCAAGC GTTTCCTATCATAGAACCCGATCCAGGTCACACAAAACTTCGTCTTTCAAGAGAAGGCTTGGAGGCAATTGAAAGAATCTCAACCCCTATTGCAGCTGTTGCT GTTATCGGACCATACAGATCTGGAAAATCATTTTTACTCAACCAGCTTCTGTCTCTTTCATGTTACGAAG GTTTTGGTGTTGGCCACATGCGTGATACTAAAACTAAAG GTATATGGGTGTGGGGTACTCCAGTTGAAATGGATATTGGCGGAGTTAAAACTTCTGTCATCTATCTTGATACTGAGGGCTTTGAAAGTCTTGGAAAGTCAAATGTATATGATGATAG GATTTTTGCCCTGGCAACTGTCATGAGTTCTGTGCTTGTATATAACCTTCCTGAGACG ATACGTGAAGCAGATGTGTCTCGGCTGTCATTTGCCGTTGAACTTGCGGAAGAATTTTATGGAAG AGTGAAG GGAGAAGATGTGGCTTTTGAGCCTGCTAAGTTGTTATGGCTAATCCAGCGCGATTTTCTTC AGGGAAAGTCAGTGCAAGAAATGGTCCATGAGGCTCTCCAAAGAGTCCCTAATACTGACG GGGACAAGAATATTGATCAG GTGAACCGAATCCGTGATTCTTTAGCTATCATGGGAGGAAATAGCACTGCCTTCAGCTTACCCCAG CCTCATCTGCAACGCACAAAGCTTTGTGATATGAAGGATGATGAGCTTGATCCTATTTATGTGAAGAAGAGGGAAAAATTGAAAGAAGTTGTTTCTTCTATCATTCGCCCAAAGATTGTCCAGGGCAAACCTCTCAGTGGAAAGGAGTTTGTGTCTTTTCTTGAACAG ATTCTTGAGGCCATAAATAAAGGGGAGATTCCATCTACTGGATCCCTTGTGGAGTTCTTTAACAAGGGTATACTGGAGCGATGTTTGAAACTTTACCAAGAACATATGAGTTATCTGGGTTTACCCACATCAGAAGAGTCGCTGCAGCAAGGCCACGAGGATTCCAAGAAAGTGGCTATGAAAGCTTTTGATGAGCAACATTTTGGACGTTACCACGCAAAAAGATCTGCTGAGAAGTTGGTTGAAGCGATCGAGGAG GTacacaaaaattttatattgtcAAATGAATATCAATCCTCGAAACTCTGTGAGGCTCTTTATACAAGATGTGAGGACAAGATGGACCAACTCCAGGTCCTCAGACTGCCATCTATGGCTAAATTCAATGCAGGATTCCTTCAATGCAACCAAAGCTTCGAAAGAGAATGTGTTGGACCTTCTAAAAGCAGCTATGAGCTGCGGATGATGAAG ATGTTGGGGAAGTCAAAATCTCTATTTATTAAAGAATACAATCACAGGCTCTTCAATTGGCTGGTGGCTTTCGCCCTTGTTATGGTGGTGGTTGGCCGATTtatcattaaatttatattGGTTGAGATTGGAGCCTGGATAATGTTTATATTCTTAGAGACATATACAAGGTTGTTTTGGTCTGCGGaatctctttattacaatccagTTTGGCATGTTATTGTGGGGACTTGGGAAACTCTGGTGTACAGCCCCATTCTTGATTTAgacag ATGGGCGATTCCTATTGTGGTAATAGTTGCATTATTGGTACTCTACTGGCGATGTTTTGGGAAGAGAAAGCACGGATCACGTATGATGCTACCACTATACAATAATCAGAAAGACAGTCGAAGATCAGAATAG
- the LOC140882643 gene encoding uncharacterized protein, with protein sequence MPFPSKIQPVDLNVLPEKRVPANFEPSKPVKSRFKRLFERQFSSVLKISTQDKPPSSDEPQNHFNKDSSEEFEPSSVCLAKMVQNFIEENNEKPKCGRNLCNCFNGNCSDDCEDEYDSFKASSPLDACDILKSLVLSVCVSERNLLADTARIVEKNKISKRKDGFCRENLTDSLAALGYNASICKSKWAKTPSFPAGEYEYVDVIMESERFLIDVDFRAEFEIARSTKAYKLILQILPNIFVGKADRLEKIIGIVSESAKQSLNKKGMPLPPWRKADYVKSKWLSPHTRHILNNDADKKEEVSVEKTSSCDENDFVLVEKCSPVGQINGGEDDEKTTATPTVVLPWEPPEIKPKILQKGAKIVAGLASIIQEDEP encoded by the exons ATGCCCTTCCCGTCGAAAATTCAGCCCGTCGATTTGAACGTGTTGCCGGAGAAACGAGTTCCGGCTAATTTCGAGCCGTCGAAGCCAGTGAAGTCCCGGTTCAAACGTCTTTTCGAGAGGCAATTCTCGAGTGTCCTGAAAATTTCTACGCAAGATAAACCTCCCAGCTCTGATGAGCCGCAGAATCATTTCAACAAGGATTCGTCTGAGGAGTTCGAGCCGAGCTCCGTCTGCCTGGCGAAAATGGTTCAGAATTTCATCGAAGAGAACAACGAGAAGCCCAAGTGCGGCAGAAACCTATGCAATTGTTTCAACGGAAACTGTTCCGACGACTGTGAGGATGAGTATGATTCGTTCAAGGCTTCTTCTCCCCTGGATGCTTGCGACATCCTTAAG AGTTTGGTACTCTCTGTATGCGTCTCTGAGAGAAATCTGTTGGCTGACACTGCCAGAATAGTCGAGAAAAACAAAATCAGTAAGCGCAAAGATGGGTTTTGCAGGGAAAACTTGACAGATAGCCTGGCGGCGCTTGGATACAATGCCTCAATCTGCAAATCAAAATGGGCGAAAACACCCTCTTTTCCTGCAG GGGAATACGAATACGTAGATGTGATAATGGAGTCGGAGAGATTTTTGATCGACGTTGATTTCAGAGCAGAATTCGAAATTGCAAGATCCACCAAGGCATACAAACTGATCCTTCAAATACTGCCCAACATATTCGTGGGAAAGGCCGATCGTCTCGAAAAGATCATCGGAATCGTATCAGAATCAGCTAAACAGAGCTTGAACAAGAAGGGCATGCCTCTTCCTCCATGGCGCAAAGCAGATTACGTAAAATCCAAATGGCTCTCTCCACACACTCGCCATATTTTGAACAACGATGCTGACAAGAAAGAGGAGGTATCGGTCGAAAAGACAAGTTCTTGCGATGAAAATGACTTCGTATTAGTAGAGAAATGCTCCCCCGTTGGGCAAATCAACGGCGGTGAGGACGACGAAAAGACGACTGCAACTCCGACGGTGGTTCTGCCGTGGGAGCCGCCGGAGATTAAACCCAAgattttgcagaaaggagctaAGATTGTGGCTGGTCTAGCTTCAATAATTCAAGAAGATGAACcataa